A genomic segment from Pseudomonas sessilinigenes encodes:
- the xerD gene encoding site-specific tyrosine recombinase XerD: protein MPAIDHPLIDRFLDALWLEKGLAENTRDAYRSDLALFNGWLQEQGVELPRAGRELILDHLAWRVEQAYKPRSTARFLSGVRGFYRYLLREKLIDVDPTLQVDMPQLGRPLPKSLSEADVEALLAAPDLGEAIGQRDRAMLEVLYACGLRVTELVSLTLEQVNLRQGVLRVMGKGSKERLVPMGEEAITWVERYLRGARSELLGGRPSDVLFPSLRGEQMTRQTFWHRIKHQAKVAGIGKTLSPHTLRHAFATHLLNHGADLRVVQMLLGHSDLSTTQIYTHVARARLQDLHAKHHPRG from the coding sequence ATGCCGGCCATCGACCATCCCCTTATCGACCGTTTTCTCGATGCCTTGTGGCTGGAGAAGGGCCTTGCTGAAAACACCCGGGATGCCTATCGCAGTGACCTGGCGCTGTTCAACGGCTGGTTGCAGGAGCAGGGGGTGGAGTTGCCGCGCGCCGGTCGCGAACTGATCCTCGATCACCTGGCCTGGCGCGTCGAGCAGGCCTACAAGCCGCGCTCCACCGCCCGCTTCCTCTCTGGGGTACGCGGTTTCTATCGCTACCTGCTGCGCGAGAAACTGATCGACGTCGACCCGACCCTGCAGGTGGATATGCCGCAGCTGGGGCGCCCGCTGCCCAAGTCGCTGTCGGAAGCGGATGTCGAGGCCTTGCTGGCAGCGCCCGACCTGGGCGAAGCCATCGGCCAGCGCGATCGGGCCATGCTGGAAGTGCTCTACGCCTGTGGCCTGCGGGTTACCGAGCTGGTCAGCCTGACCCTGGAACAGGTCAATCTGCGCCAGGGCGTGCTGCGGGTCATGGGCAAGGGCAGCAAGGAGCGCCTGGTGCCCATGGGCGAGGAAGCCATTACCTGGGTCGAGCGTTATCTGCGCGGGGCTCGTTCCGAGCTGCTGGGTGGGCGTCCCAGCGACGTGCTGTTTCCCAGCCTGCGGGGCGAGCAGATGACCCGGCAGACCTTCTGGCACCGGATCAAGCACCAGGCCAAGGTCGCCGGCATCGGCAAGACCCTGTCGCCGCACACCTTGCGTCATGCCTTTGCCACCCATCTGCTCAATCATGGTGCAGACCTGCGGGTGGTGCAGATGCTACTGGGCCATAGTGACCTGTCCACGACCCAGATCTATACCCATGTGGCCCGTGCGCGCCTGCAGGACTTGCACGCCAAGCACCATCCACGGGG